CTTCCTGGCCCTCGGCGTGGCCGGGCGCTGCGCCCGCCTGCTGGAGGCCGAGGACCTCGTCTCGGACATCGCCCAGGCCCGGCTGCGGCTGCTCACCGCGGCCGGCGAGCAGGTGCCGACCGCCCGGGCCGAGGCCAGCCTGCTCGCGTCCCGGGCCGCGGCCCGGCTGATGGTGCAAACCGGCAGCCGTTCGGTGCTGGCCGACGAGCACGCCGGACGGCTCTACCGCGAGTCCGGCTTCCTGCTGGTCTTCGGCCTGCGCCCGGCCATCAAGACGGCCATGCTGCAGCGGCTGGCCGACCCGGTCGGCGAGCCGGCCTGACCCCGGGGCCCGCCTCGGCCCCGCCCGCCCCGCCCGCCCCAGCCCCAGCCGCCCCCCTTCGCTGGGCGCGCTGATCGAAGGACCAGAAAACCGGACGAAACACCACCCAGATCGGCACTTGGATCAGCGCGGCCCCGCCCCCGGGCGCCGAGGGCAGCCGGAGCCGGGCGGGGGGGTGGTCAGTCCTGGCCCTTGATGCCGGCCAGCAGCATCTGGGCGACGTCCATGACCTCCACGTCGGCCACGTCGGCGGGGGTGGTCTCGGTCGGGGTGTTCTGCCGGGCGGTCAGGCCGTCGGTGAGCATGACCCGGCAGAACGGGCAGCCGGTGACGATGGTGTCCGCGCCGGTGGCCAACGCCTCGTCCGTGCGTTCCAGGTTGATCCGCTTGCCGGTCTTCTCCTCCATCCACATCCGCGCGCCGCCGGCCCCGCAGCAGAACGACCGGGCGCTGTTGCGCGGCATCTCGGCCAGGGTGACCCCGGTCGCGCCGATCAATTCCCGTGGCGGCGTGTAGACCTTGTTGTGCCGGCCCAGGTAACACGGGTCGTGGTAGGTCACGTCCCGCGAAGCGGCCGGCTTCTTGGGCACCAGCCGCCGGTCCCGGACCAGCTTGTTGAGCAGCTGGGTGTGGTGGATGACCTCGTAATGCCCACCCAGGTCGCCGTACTCGTTGCCCAGGGTGTTGAAGCAGTGCGGGCAGGTCACCACGATCTTGCGGGTCGCCCGGTCCCCGAACGCGGTGTTGATCGTCTCGACCGTGGCCTGGGCCAGCATCTGGAACAGGAACTCGTTGCCCGCCCGCCGCGCCGGATCACCGGTGCAGGTCTCCTCGGTGCCCAGCACCGCGAACCCGACCGCGGCCATGTGCATCAACTCGGCCACCGCCCGGGTCGTCTTCTTGGCCCGATCGTCGAACGCGCCGGCGCAGCCGACCCAGAACAGGTACTCGTGATCCGGGTCGATCGTGTCGGTCACCACCGGCACCTCGAACGGCAGGTCCTTGGCCCAGGCCATCCGGTCCTTGCTGTTCTGCCCCCACGGATTGCCCTTGTTCTCCAGGTTCCGGAACAACCCGCCCAGCTCCGAGGGGAACTCCGACTCGATCATCACCTGGTAGCGGCGCATGTCCACGATGTGATCGACATGCTCGATGTCCACCGGACACTGCTCCACACACGCCCCGCACGACGTGCAGTCCCACAAGATCCCCGGATCGATCACCCCACCGATCTGGTTCCCGTCGGCGTCGACGTCCGGGCCACCGACCAACGGCCGGCCCGCCTCCAGCATCGCCAACGGATCAGCGTGGGCGAACGCCGCCAACTCCGCCTCACCCATCTTCTCCGCCCCGTCCGGGGCGGTGCCCCCACCCGCGGCCAGGTACGGCGCCTTGGCGAACGAATGGTCCCGCAGCGAGAGCACCAGCAGCTTCGGCGACAGCGGCTTGGCCGTGTTCCACGCCGGGCACTGCGACTGGCAACGCCCGCACTCGGTGCACGTCGCGAAGTCCAACCAGCCCTTCCAGGAGAAGTCCTCGACCTTGCCCACGCCGAACGTGTCGACCTCCGGGTCGGCCTCCTCCAGGTTGAGCACCTCACCACCGGAAAGCATCGGCCGCAACGCACCCAACGCGGTCGACCCGTCGTCCTCACGCTTGAAGTAAATGTTGAAGAACGCCAGGAACCGGTGCCAGGCCACCCCCATCGACAGATTCCGGGCGATCACGATCGCCCACACCATCGACACGATCACCTTGACCAACGCAGCCACCGACACCGCCGCCGGCCACGCCGGCAACCACGACCCCAACCACGTCGAGATCGGCGCCGCCCACGTCGGATACGGCAGGAACCCGTTAGCCGAGGCAAACCCACGGATCAGGAAGA
This genomic window from Nakamurella multipartita DSM 44233 contains:
- a CDS encoding (Fe-S)-binding protein, whose product is MMWWSWVLGLIAVAFIVVGFGMLIRAGVQMFAHVRLGAPDPHRAGPVGARLRTLVKEFLGHTRMLKWGWVGVAHWFVMIGFGALFLTLVQAVGETFDPEFEIPWLGYQAWYGLFVELIALTTVLGIGYLIVVRQLNHPRRVERVSRFQGSNFGQAYFVESVILSIGVLIFLIRGFASANGFLPYPTWAAPISTWLGSWLPAWPAAVSVAALVKVIVSMVWAIVIARNLSMGVAWHRFLAFFNIYFKREDDGSTALGALRPMLSGGEVLNLEEADPEVDTFGVGKVEDFSWKGWLDFATCTECGRCQSQCPAWNTAKPLSPKLLVLSLRDHSFAKAPYLAAGGGTAPDGAEKMGEAELAAFAHADPLAMLEAGRPLVGGPDVDADGNQIGGVIDPGILWDCTSCGACVEQCPVDIEHVDHIVDMRRYQVMIESEFPSELGGLFRNLENKGNPWGQNSKDRMAWAKDLPFEVPVVTDTIDPDHEYLFWVGCAGAFDDRAKKTTRAVAELMHMAAVGFAVLGTEETCTGDPARRAGNEFLFQMLAQATVETINTAFGDRATRKIVVTCPHCFNTLGNEYGDLGGHYEVIHHTQLLNKLVRDRRLVPKKPAASRDVTYHDPCYLGRHNKVYTPPRELIGATGVTLAEMPRNSARSFCCGAGGARMWMEEKTGKRINLERTDEALATGADTIVTGCPFCRVMLTDGLTARQNTPTETTPADVADVEVMDVAQMLLAGIKGQD